The following proteins come from a genomic window of Nocardioides albertanoniae:
- a CDS encoding pyruvate carboxylase, producing the protein MFKKVLVANRGEIAIRAFRAGFELEAKTVAVFPYEDRGSEHRLKADEAYQIGELGHPIRAYLDPDAIVEVAKQSGADAIYPGYGFLSENPALAEACARAGITFIGPSAEVLTLTGNKATAIAAAKAAGVPTLASVEPSTDVDALVSAAESLPYPLFVKAVAGGGGRGMRRVDDPAKLREAVETCMREGEAAFGDATVFIEQAVVEPRHIEVQILADGAGNVIHLFERDCSVQRRHQKVVEIAPAPNLDPDLRERMCADAVRFAKEIGYSCAGTVEFLLDPDGNYVFIEMNPRIQVEHTVTEEVTDVDLVRSQMRIAAGDTLDDLGLSQDSVHLRGAAMQCRITTEDPANNFRPDTGMITTYRSPGGAGIRVDGGTTYSGAEVSPHFDSMLAKLTCRGRTFEDAVTRARRAVAEFRIRGVATNIPFLQALLDDPDFIAGSITTSFIETHPQLLTARASGDRGTKLLTYLADVTVNQPHGAAPVSLHPVEKLPELDLSAAPPAGSRDLLRELGPSGFAAALRAQEAVAVTDTTFRDAHQSLLATRVRTTDLLGVAGHVARLTPQLWSLEAWGGATYDVALRFLSEDPWERLAALREAVPNINLQMLLRGRNTVGYTPYPTEVTDAFVSEAAATGIDVFRIFDALNDVSQMRPAIDAVRATGSSLAEVALCYTGDLSSPDEKLYTLDYYLRLADEIVSAGAHVLAIKDMAGLLRAPAARTLVTALRERFDVPVHLHTHDTAGGQLGTLLAAVDAGVDAVDAATASMAGTTSQPPLSSLVAALDQTPRATGISLSSVNSLEPYWEAVRRVYAPFESGLPAPTGRVYRHEIPGGQLSNLRQQAIALGLGERFEEIEDMYAAANQILGRVPKVTPSSKVIGDLALSLVAAGADPAAFEADPAAYDIPGSVIGFLNGELGDPPGGWPEPFRGKAIAGRTWKEPSPTLSADDAAGLASEEAGERRATLNRLLFPGPTKEFGEARSKWGDVSVISTLDYLYGLREGEEHVVELSEGKTVIFGLTAVSEPDERGIRTVMATINGHLRPIGVRDRSVAAEVAAAEKADPAVPGQVAAPFQGVVTIAVAAGDSVSAGDTVATIEAMKMEAAITAPVAGTVSRLAFDGTQAVDGGDLVLVLD; encoded by the coding sequence ATGTTCAAGAAGGTGTTGGTCGCCAACCGCGGCGAGATCGCGATCCGAGCTTTCCGCGCAGGCTTCGAGCTGGAGGCGAAGACGGTCGCCGTCTTCCCCTACGAGGATCGCGGCTCCGAGCATCGCCTGAAGGCCGACGAGGCCTACCAGATCGGCGAGCTCGGCCACCCGATCCGGGCCTACCTCGACCCCGACGCCATCGTCGAGGTCGCCAAGCAGAGCGGCGCGGACGCCATCTACCCGGGCTACGGATTCCTCTCCGAGAACCCGGCGCTCGCCGAGGCGTGCGCCCGGGCGGGGATCACCTTCATCGGGCCCTCCGCGGAGGTGCTCACGCTCACCGGCAACAAGGCGACCGCCATCGCGGCGGCGAAGGCTGCCGGCGTACCGACTCTCGCTTCGGTCGAGCCGTCCACCGACGTCGACGCGCTCGTCTCCGCCGCCGAGTCGCTGCCCTACCCGCTGTTCGTGAAGGCGGTCGCCGGCGGTGGCGGCCGCGGGATGCGGCGGGTCGACGACCCCGCCAAGCTGCGCGAGGCCGTCGAGACCTGCATGCGTGAGGGCGAGGCCGCGTTCGGCGACGCGACCGTCTTCATCGAGCAGGCCGTCGTCGAGCCGCGTCACATCGAGGTGCAGATCCTCGCCGACGGCGCGGGCAACGTGATCCATCTCTTCGAGCGCGACTGCTCGGTGCAGCGCCGCCACCAGAAGGTCGTGGAGATCGCTCCCGCCCCGAATCTCGATCCTGACCTGCGCGAACGCATGTGTGCCGATGCGGTGCGGTTCGCCAAGGAGATCGGCTACTCGTGCGCGGGCACCGTGGAGTTCCTGCTCGACCCCGACGGCAACTACGTCTTCATCGAGATGAACCCACGCATCCAGGTCGAGCACACCGTGACCGAGGAGGTCACCGACGTCGACCTGGTGCGCTCGCAGATGCGGATCGCCGCCGGCGACACCCTCGACGACCTCGGTCTCAGCCAGGACTCCGTGCACCTGCGCGGCGCCGCCATGCAGTGCCGGATCACCACCGAGGATCCCGCCAACAACTTCCGCCCCGACACGGGCATGATCACCACCTACCGCTCCCCCGGCGGCGCCGGCATCCGGGTCGACGGCGGCACCACCTACTCCGGGGCCGAGGTATCGCCCCACTTCGACTCGATGCTCGCCAAGCTCACCTGCCGGGGGCGTACGTTCGAGGACGCTGTCACCCGCGCCCGCCGGGCCGTGGCGGAGTTCCGGATCCGCGGGGTCGCCACCAACATCCCGTTCCTGCAGGCGCTGCTCGACGACCCCGACTTCATCGCCGGCTCGATCACCACCTCGTTCATCGAGACCCACCCGCAGCTGCTGACCGCGCGGGCCTCCGGCGACCGCGGCACCAAGCTGCTGACCTACCTGGCCGACGTCACCGTCAACCAGCCGCACGGAGCCGCGCCCGTCTCGCTCCATCCGGTGGAGAAGCTGCCCGAGCTCGATCTGTCGGCGGCTCCGCCGGCGGGGTCTCGTGACCTTCTTCGTGAGCTCGGACCGTCGGGCTTCGCGGCGGCGCTGCGAGCCCAGGAGGCGGTGGCGGTCACCGACACCACCTTCCGCGACGCCCACCAGTCGCTGCTCGCGACCCGGGTGCGCACCACCGACCTGCTCGGCGTGGCCGGCCACGTCGCGCGGCTGACGCCGCAGCTGTGGTCGCTGGAGGCGTGGGGCGGAGCGACGTACGACGTGGCGCTCCGCTTCCTCTCCGAAGACCCGTGGGAGCGGCTGGCGGCGCTGCGCGAAGCCGTGCCCAACATCAACCTGCAGATGCTGCTGCGTGGACGCAACACCGTGGGCTACACGCCCTATCCGACCGAGGTCACCGACGCGTTCGTCTCCGAGGCCGCCGCCACCGGGATCGACGTCTTCCGCATCTTCGACGCACTCAACGACGTCTCCCAGATGCGGCCGGCGATCGACGCGGTGCGCGCGACCGGTTCGTCGCTCGCCGAGGTGGCGCTCTGCTACACCGGCGACCTCTCCTCGCCGGATGAGAAGCTCTACACGCTCGACTACTACCTGCGGCTGGCCGACGAGATCGTCTCGGCAGGCGCGCACGTGCTCGCGATCAAGGACATGGCCGGACTCCTGCGGGCGCCTGCGGCGCGCACCCTGGTGACCGCGCTGCGGGAGCGCTTCGACGTGCCGGTGCACCTGCACACCCACGACACCGCGGGTGGCCAGCTGGGCACGCTCCTGGCCGCTGTCGACGCCGGGGTCGACGCGGTCGACGCCGCGACCGCATCGATGGCCGGCACCACCTCCCAGCCGCCGCTCTCCTCGCTCGTCGCCGCGCTCGACCAGACCCCACGCGCCACCGGTATCTCGTTGTCGTCGGTGAACTCGCTGGAACCCTACTGGGAGGCGGTACGCCGCGTCTACGCGCCCTTCGAGTCCGGCCTGCCCGCGCCGACCGGCCGGGTCTACCGCCACGAGATCCCCGGCGGCCAGCTCTCCAACCTGCGCCAGCAGGCGATCGCGCTGGGGCTCGGTGAACGCTTCGAGGAGATCGAGGACATGTACGCCGCGGCCAACCAGATCCTCGGCCGGGTGCCGAAGGTCACGCCGTCGTCCAAGGTCATCGGCGACCTGGCCCTCTCGCTGGTGGCGGCGGGAGCCGATCCGGCTGCCTTCGAGGCCGACCCGGCGGCGTACGACATCCCGGGGTCGGTGATCGGCTTCCTCAACGGTGAGCTCGGCGACCCTCCGGGCGGATGGCCCGAGCCGTTCCGCGGCAAGGCGATCGCCGGCCGCACCTGGAAGGAGCCGTCGCCCACGCTCTCCGCCGACGACGCCGCCGGGCTCGCCAGCGAGGAGGCCGGCGAACGACGGGCGACGCTCAACCGGCTCCTCTTCCCCGGCCCGACGAAGGAGTTCGGCGAGGCACGGTCGAAGTGGGGCGACGTGTCGGTCATCTCCACCCTCGACTACCTCTACGGCCTGCGCGAAGGCGAGGAGCACGTCGTCGAGCTCTCCGAGGGCAAGACCGTCATCTTCGGTCTCACCGCCGTCTCCGAGCCCGACGAGCGCGGCATCCGCACCGTCATGGCGACCATCAACGGCCACCTGCGCCCCATCGGCGTACGCGACCGCTCCGTCGCCGCCGAGGTCGCCGCCGCCGAGAAGGCCGACCCGGCTGTTCCTGGCCAGGTCGCCGCCCCCTTCCAGGGCGTCGTCACCATCGCGGTCGCCGCCGGCGACTCGGTATCCGCCGGCGACACCGTCGCCACCATCGAGGCCATGAAGATGGAGGCCGCCATCACCGCCCCCGTCGCCGGCACCGTCTCCCGCCTTGCCTTCGACGGCACCCAAGCCGTAGACGGCGGCGACCTCGTACTCGTCCTGGACTGA
- a CDS encoding NAD-dependent epimerase/dehydratase family protein, translating to MNSTYLVIGAGPVGTTVALQLAARGDRVRLLTRSGSGPVHASIERLRGDATDLDTVTQAASGTSAVFDCMHATAYAAATWREELPRAEKVVLEAAGSAGAVVVFPESLYAYGHVSATITEQTPREADFGKPAVRVELLGARDASPTPTVSVAASDFYGPLVRTAHAGDRMVPTVLAGKTMRVLGDPDAPHSWTYVPDLATAMIKAGDDESLWNSFLHAPTAPAVSQRELVHTYADAAGVAAPRVSSIPGWVLKAIGAVHPGTRELAELVYQFDKPFVMDSSASESRLGLTPTSLETGAKATVEWWRTQA from the coding sequence GTGAACAGCACCTACCTCGTCATCGGCGCCGGACCTGTCGGCACGACCGTCGCCCTCCAGCTCGCCGCCCGCGGCGACCGCGTACGCCTCCTGACCCGCTCCGGCAGCGGGCCCGTGCACGCGAGCATCGAGCGCCTCCGCGGCGACGCCACCGACCTCGACACCGTCACCCAGGCGGCCTCCGGCACGTCCGCCGTCTTCGACTGCATGCACGCCACCGCCTACGCGGCAGCCACCTGGCGCGAGGAGCTGCCGCGGGCCGAGAAGGTCGTGCTCGAGGCCGCGGGGAGCGCCGGCGCCGTCGTCGTCTTCCCCGAGAGCCTCTACGCCTACGGTCACGTCTCGGCCACCATCACCGAACAGACCCCGCGAGAGGCAGACTTCGGCAAGCCGGCGGTGCGGGTCGAGCTGCTCGGCGCCCGCGACGCCTCCCCCACCCCGACGGTCAGCGTCGCAGCCTCGGACTTCTACGGCCCGCTCGTGCGCACTGCCCACGCCGGCGACCGCATGGTGCCGACGGTGCTCGCCGGCAAGACGATGCGCGTGCTGGGTGACCCGGACGCACCGCACTCATGGACCTACGTGCCCGACCTGGCCACCGCGATGATCAAGGCTGGCGACGACGAGAGCCTGTGGAACAGCTTCCTGCACGCGCCCACCGCGCCGGCGGTGTCCCAGCGCGAGCTCGTCCACACCTACGCCGACGCGGCAGGCGTCGCCGCGCCGCGGGTCAGCAGCATCCCCGGGTGGGTGCTGAAGGCGATCGGCGCGGTGCACCCCGGAACCCGGGAGCTGGCCGAGCTGGTCTACCAGTTCGACAAACCGTTCGTCATGGACTCCTCGGCCAGCGAGTCCCGCCTCGGCCTGACCCCCACCTCGCTGGAGACCGGCGCGAAGGCGACGGTGGAGTGGTGGCGTACGCAGGCCTGA